The Malus domestica chromosome 10, GDT2T_hap1 genome contains a region encoding:
- the LOC103429730 gene encoding uncharacterized protein isoform X35 produces MSKPSLRLQFTKLLVFYHVLLWQLGHWPQSKLHCRADVARLPEDEVSALRDFMSNTELRPEQIIEVTYCSDVVRTYGFVIECNCTNESGCRITGIRMSYLGLTGTIHEKVGDLTSLTYLILSNNTLHGGIPDTIGNLKNLQVLDLSRNQLNGSIPASLGRLVSLEYLYLQYNLLSQGIPPSFGSLTKLTELNLQFNMISDSIPEDFGNLSSLTIMELSENQLSGPLPQSLGNLTTLTTFYVSANNLSGKFPETYGNLTSLKKFSIAGNYISGPLPVETIAKWTNITHLVLVGNNFEGNLTEKIFRLPKLQYLLITDLANNSFPLPPKINNSANFISLTLRNCSINGTIPKYIGENMTSLRYLDLSFNKLTGGLPQNMSSKMIYMSFSRNMLNGTIAPSILGDSQTRIDLSFNYFSAEGSPVQSNQQLNLFACCRNSSTTEPQMMDPFEMKNRYCPENEPEYHSLFINCGGEETIVDGHQYDQDNDTSLFYTSPKKSWAYSLSGDFGVPESNTSNYIKSMTRGVHEAPLYEKARFSPISLEYYVFCLRKGNYIVTLYFKEIVDSKDEDYSSLRKRVFDVYIQDVRRLDYFKIREEEGTTEGPITKKISAVVVNDSGLLNIHLYWPGKGSYQYHPSFNGPLISAISVTPEFDPDKSKGQFVALITLASIVAALPLSLAFAWRMGWLPSEGFPKIETSQEKIVDEYQDSEELPSQEENGDEQRNTKDQGTRKNTEKYQGQEEIGDEHQDNEELPSQEEIGDEHQDNEELPSQEEIGDEHQDNEELPSQEEIGDEHQDNEELPSQEEIGDEPRNTKGQEEVGDEQRNTKDQGRRKNTKTKRKKKEKLGDEHPNIVKKLGMFGLSYGFPLGMSSEELPSQEEIGDKHQDSEEFPSKEEIGDEHQDSEELPSQEEIGDEQRNTKGQQEINDEQRNTKDQGRRKNTETKRKKKEKIGQEEIGEEHQDSEELPNQEEIGDEHQDREELPSQEEIGDEQRNTKGQEEIGDEQRNTKDQGRRKNTETKRKKKEKIGDERPNTIKKLGKEEIGDEHQDSEELPSQEEIGDEQRNTKDQGRRKNTETKRKKKEKIGDERPNTVKKLGMFGLSYGLPLDMSSEELPSQEEIGDEQRKTKDQGRWKNTETKRKKKEKIGDEHPDTVKKLGMLGLSYGFPLGMSSEELPSEEEIGDEQQDSEELPSQEEIGDEQRNRKGQEEIGEEQRNTKDQGRQKNTETKRKKKEKIGDEHPDTVKKLGMFGLSYGFPLGMSNEELPSQEEIGDEHQDSEELPSQQEIGDEQRNKKGQEEIGDEQRNTKDQGRWKNTETKTKKKEKIGDEHPDTVKKLGMLGLSYGFPLGMSSEELPSEEEIGDEHQDSEELPSQEEIGDEQRNRKGQEEIGDEQRNTKDQGRRKNTETKRKKKEKIGDEHPDTVKKLGMFGLSYGFPLGMSSEELPSQEEIGDEHQDSEKLPSQEEIGDEQRNMKGQEEIGDEQRNTKDQGRRKNTETKMKKKEKIGDEHPDIVKKLGMLGSSYGFPLGMSSEELPSQEEISDEHQDNEELPSQEKIGDEQRNTKGQEEIGDEQRNTKDQGRRKNTKTKMKKKEKIGDEHPDTVKKLGMLGLSYGFPLGMSSEELLSQEEIGDEHQDSEELRSQEEISDEQRNTKGQEEIGDEQINTKDQGRRTNTKTRRKKNEKIGDEHLDAVKELINATENFSDKKKLGHSETFFMAQLPSHTVAVKKLDSAHFKGKIDKLKEEIGIIESLQHNNILKLLHAYIGKDLQFLVYEYMENKSLEDILFGSSTSGTIKLDWNTRVNICLGIAQGLQYLHERVQIVHTNIKSANILLNEKLEAKISDFGFANLYSEEDKVMAIGRETKKGYTAPEYLQTDDLDSKLDVFSFGVVVLEIVSGERNVRNQSKKETEVLLDRAYKANRNGNLKSLVDKNLSTFDEREALIILKLALECTTMGASVRPEMSGVVSVLLGEKSIDEVCSPAKPTGDINVVGSLEELAGISDMAAKPTGDINVVGSLEESAGISDMAESLSPLWGS; encoded by the exons ATGAGTAAGCCTTCTCTAAGACTGCAGTTTACTAAGCTTCTTGTTTTTTACCATGTTCTACTTTGGCAACTTGGACACTGGCCTCAATCCAAACTCCACTGCAGAGCCGACGTGGCTCGACTGCCGGAAGATGAAG TGTCTGCTCTCCGTGACTTTATGAGCAACACAGAGTTAAGGCCAGAGCAAATCATTGAGGTGACGTATTGCAGTGATGTAGTCCGGACTTACGGTTTTGTCATCGAATGTAATTGCACTAATGAGAGTGGATGCCGGATCACTGGAAT TAGAATGAGCTACTTAGGTTTAACTGGAACTATTCATGAAAAAGTGGGTGATCTTACAAGCCTAACCTACCT CATTCTATCCAACAACACACTTCATGGCGGAATACCAGACACCATTGGGAATTTGAAGAATCTCCAAGTCCT GGATCTATCGCGAAATCAACTCAATGGTTCAATACCAGCAAGCTTAGGGCGCTTGGTTTCTCTTGAATATCT ATATCTGCAATACAACTTGCTTAGCCAAGGTATACCACCAAGTTTTGGTTCACTGACGAAACTTACTGAATT GAATCTGCAGTTTAATATGATATCAGACTCAATTCCTGAGGATTTTGGAAATCTTTCGAGTCTTACAATTAT GGAACTGTCTGAGAATCAGCTGTCTGGTCCTCTTCCACAAAGCCTCGGAAACTTGACAACTCTCACAACCTT CTATGTGTCAGCCAATAATTTGAGTGGGAAATTTCCAGAAACTTATGGAAACCTCACAAGCCTGAAAAAGTT TTCGATAGCCGGGAATTACATTTCTGGTCCCTTACCAGTTGAAACCATAGCCAAGTGGACTAATATCACTCACCT GGTGCTCGTGGGAAACAATTTCGAAGGAAACTTGACTGAAAAAATATTCCGCTTGCCAAAGCTTCAGTATCT GTTGATAACTGACCTggcaaataatagtttcccaTTACCACCAAAAATCAACAACAGTGCCAATTTCATTTCTCT AACACTGAGGAACTGCTCAATCAACGGCACAATCCCCAAATACATTGGTGAAAATATGACATCCCTAAGATACCT AGACTTGAGCTTCAATAAGTTAACTGGTGGCCTCCCTCAGAATATGAGTTCAAAAATGATTTACat GTCTTTTTCTAGAAATATGCTTAACGGGACAATCGCACCTTCGATACTTGGGGACTCCCAAACTAGGAT AGATCTTTCGTTCAACTATTTTTCAGCAGAAGGCTCTCCAGTACAAAGCAACCAACAACT GAACTTGTTTGCATGCTGCCGCAACTCCTCAACCACTGAGCCACAAat GATGGATCCATTTGAAATGAAGAACAGATACTGTCCTGAAAACGAACCGGAGT ACCATTCCTTGTTTATTAATTGTGGTGGTGAAGAAACAATCGTAGATGGGCATCAATATGATCAAGATAATGACACATCCCTCTTTTACACAAGTCCAAAGAAAAGCTGGGCTTACAGCCTTTCCGGAGACTTTGGTGTACCAGAAAGTAATACTAGTAATTATATCAAGAGCATGACACGTGGAGTTCATGAGGCACCGTTGTATGAAAAAGCTCGGTTTTCCCCGATATCTCTCGAGTATTATGTTTTTTGTCTACGCAAAGGCAATTATATTGTGACGCTTTATTTCAAGGAAATTGTAGACAGTAAGGATGAAGATTATAGTAGTTTAAGAAAACGCGTATTTGATGTATATATTCAG GATGTGAGGAGACTAGATTATTTCAAGATTAGGGAGGAGGAGGGAACTACAGAAGGACCAATAACTAAAAAGATTTCAGCTGTGGTTGTAAATGATAGCGGTCTATTGAACATCCACTTGTACTGGCCTGGAAAGGGATCGTATCAATACCATCCTAGTTTTAATGGACCTCTAATATCAGCTATTTCTGTGACTCCTG AGTTCGATCCCGATAAAAGCAAAGGTCAATTTGTTGCATTGATTACGCTTGCTTCAATTGTTGCTGCTCTGCCGCTTTCATTGGCTTTTGCTTGGAGGATGGGCTGGCTGCCAAGCGAAGGGTTCCCCA AAATCGAAACAAGTCAAGAAAAAATAGTTGATGAGTATCAAGACAGCGAAGAGCTCCCCA GTCAAGAAGAAAATGGTGATGAGCAGAGAAACACGAAAGATCAAGGCACGCGgaagaacacagaaaaatatcAAG GTCAAGAAGAAATAGGAGATGAGCATCAAGACAACGAAGAGCTCCCCA GTCAAGAAGAAATAGGAGATGAGCATCAAGACAACGAAGAGCTCCCCA GTCAAGAAGAAATAGGAGATGAGCATCAAGACAACGAAGAGCTCCCCA GTCAAGAAGAAATAGGTGATGAGCATCAAGACAACGAAGAGCTCCCCA GTCAAGAAGAAATAGGTGATGAGCCGAGAAACACGAAAGGTCAAGAAGAAGTAGGAGATGAACAGAGAAACACGAAAGATCAAGGCAGGCGGaagaacacaaaaacaaagaggaagaaaaaggaaaaactaGGTGATGAGCATCCAAACATCGTCAAAAAATTGGGTATGTTCGGATTGAGCTATGGATTTCCGTTGGGAATGTCAAGCGAAGAGCTCCCCA GTCAAGAAGAAATAGGTGATAAGCATCAGGACAGCGAAGAGTTCCCCA GTAAAGAAGAAATAGGTGATGAGCATCAAGACAGCGAAGAGCTCCCCA GTCAAGAAGAAATAGGTGATGAGCAGAGAAACACGAAAGGTCAACAAGAAATAAATGACGAGCAGAGAAACACGAAAGATCAAGGCAGGCGGAAGAACACAGaaacaaagaggaagaaaaaggaaaaaatag GTCAAGAAGAAATAGGTGAGGAGCATCAAGACAGCGAAGAGCTCCCCA aTCAAGAAGAAATAGGTGATGAGCATCAAGACAGGGAAGAGCTCCCCA GCCAAGAAGAAATAGGTGATGAGCAGAGAAACACGAAAGGTCAAGAAGAAATAGGTGATGAGCAGAGAAACACGAAAGATCAAGGCAGGCGGAAGAACACAGaaacaaagaggaagaaaaaggaaaaaataggTGATGAGCGTCCAAACACCATCAAAAAATTGG GTAAAGAAGAAATAGGTGATGAGCATCAAGACAGCGAAGAACTCCCCA GCCAAGAAGAAATAGGTGATGAGCAGAGAAACACGAAAGATCAAGGCAGGCGGAAGAACACAGaaacaaagaggaagaaaaaggaaaaaataggTGATGAGCGTCCAAACACCGTCAAAAAATTGGGTATGTTCGGATTGAGCTATGGATTACCGTTGGATATGTCAAGCGAAGAGCTCCCCA gCCAAGAAGAAATAGGTGATGAGCAGAGAAAAACGAAAGATCAAGGCAGGTGGAAGAACACAGaaacaaagaggaagaaaaaggaaaaaataggTGATGAGCATCCCGACACCGTCAAAAAATTGGGTATGTTGGGATTGAGCTATGGATTTCCGTTGGGTATGTCAAGCGAAGAGCTCCCCA GTGAAGAAGAAATAGGTGatgaacaacaagatagcgaagAGCTCCCCA gtCAAGAAGAAATAGGTGATGAGCAGAGAAACAGGAAAGGTCAAGAAGAAATAGGTGAGGAGCAGAGAAACACGAAAGATCAAGGCAGGCAGAAGAACACagaaacaaaaaggaagaaaaaggaaaaaataggTGATGAGCATCCAGACACTGTAAAAAAATTGGGTATGTTCGGATTGAGCTATGGATTTCCGTTGGGTATGTCAAACGAAGAGCTCCCCA GTCAAGAAGAAATAGGTGATGAGCATCAAGACAGCGAAGAACTCCCCA GTCAACAAGAAATAGGTGATGAGCAGAGAAACAAGAAAGGTCAAGAAGAAATTGGTGATGAGCAGAGAAACACGAAAGATCAAGGCAGGTGGAAGAACACAGAAACAAAGacgaagaaaaaggaaaaaataggTGATGAGCATCCAGACACCGTCAAAAAATTGGGTATGTTGGGATTGAGCTATGGATTTCCGTTGGGTATGTCAAGCGAAGAGCTCCCCA GTGAAGAAGAAATAGGTGATGAGCATCAAGATAGCGAAGAGCTCCCCA gtCAAGAAGAAATAGGTGATGAGCAGAGAAACAGGAAAGGTCAAGAAGAAATAGGTGATGAGCAGAGAAACACGAAAGATCAAGGCAGGCGGAAGAACACTGaaacaaagaggaagaaaaaggaaaaaataggTGATGAGCATCCAGACACTGTAAAAAAATTGGGTATGTTCGGATTGAGCTATGGATTTCCGTTGGGTATGTCAAGCGAAGAGCTCCCCA GTCAAGAAGAAATAGGTGATGAGCATCAAGACAGCGAAAAGCTCCCTA GTCAAGAAGAAATAGGTGATGAGCAAAGAAACATGAAAGGTCAAGAAGAAATAGGGGATGAGCAGAGAAACACGAAAGATCAAGGTAGGCGGAAGAACACAGAaacaaagatgaagaaaaaggaaaaaataggTGATGAGCATCCAGACATTGTTAAAAAATTGGGTATGTTGGGATCGAGCTATGGATTTCCGTTGGGTATGTCAAGCGAAGAGCTCCCCA gTCAAGAAGAAATAAGTGATGAGCATCAAGACAACGAAGAGCTCCCCA GTCAAGAAAAAATAGGTGATGAGCAGAGAAACACGAAAGGTCAAGAAGAAATAGGGGATGAGCAGAGAAACACGAAAGATCAAGGCAGGCGGaagaacacaaaaacaaagatgaagaaaaaggaaaaaataggTGATGAGCATCCAGACACTGTTAAAAAATTGGGTATGTTGGGATTGAGCTATGGATTTCCGTTGGGTATGTCAAGCGAAGAGCTCCTCA GTCAAGAAGAAATAGGTGATGAGCATCAAGACAGCGAAGAGCTCCGCA GTCAAGAAGAAATAAGTGATGAGCAGAGAAACACGAAAGGTCAAGAAGAAATTGGTGATGAGCAGATAAACACGAAAGATCAAGGCAGGCGGACGAACAcaaaaacaaggaggaagaaaaatgaaaaaataggTGATGAGCATCTAGACGCCGTCAAAGAATTAATAAATGCTACCGAAAATTTTAGcgacaaaaaaaaacttggtcATTCTGAGACATTTTTTATG GCACAACTGCCAAGTCATACTGTGGCCGTGAAGAAACTAGATTCCGCTCATTTTAAGGGAAAAATCGATAAACTGAAAGAGGAAATTGGCATCATAGAGTCATTGCAACACAACAATATCCTTAAACTGTTGCATGCTTATATTGGAAAAGACCTCCAATTTCTTGTTTACGAATACATGGAAAATAAATCCCTTGAAGACATCTTATTTG GCTCGAGTACTTCTGGCACAATCAAGCTTGATTGGAATACAAGGGTTAACATTTGCTTGGGAATAGCACAGGGTTTGCAATATCTACATGAGAGAGTACAGATTGTTCATACGAATATAAAATCTGCTAATATTCTTCTTAATGAAAAACTTGAGGCTAAGATATCGGACTTTGGATTTGCAAATCTTTATTCTGAAGAAGATAAAGTTATGGCCATCGGAAGAGAAACAAAGAA AGGCTACACGGCGCCAGAGTATTTGCAAACGGATGATTTAGATAGCAAACTGGATGTTTTCAGCTTTGGGGTGGTCGTACTTGAAATTGTTAGTGGGGAGAGAAACGTACGTaaccaatcaaagaaggaaactGAGGTTCTTTTAGACAGG GCTTATAAAGCAAATAGAAACGGAAATTTGAAGAGCTTGGTTGATAAGAATTTGTCTACATTTGATGAAAGAGAAGCCCTTATCATCTTGAAATTAGCATTGGAGTGCACCACGATGGGTGCTAGTGTCAGACCTGAAATGTCTGGAGTTGTTAGTGTTCTTCTTGGCGAAAAAAGCATTGACGAGGTTTGTTCACCTGCCAAGCCCACTGGCGACATCAATGTTGTTGGTTCCCTCGAAGAGTTGGCAGGCATTTCTGATATGGCTGCCAAGCCCACTGGCGACATCAATGTTGTTGGTTCCCTCGAAGAGTCGGCAGGCATTTCTGATATGGCAGAGTCTCTTTCCCCACTTTGGGGAAGTTGA